A part of Denitratisoma oestradiolicum genomic DNA contains:
- a CDS encoding MgtC/SapB family protein: protein MSPTNLLSLESLARYWSHQEVALNIIIFFNLIGALLLGLLVGYERSYHGRAAGMRTYGLVCMASCAIVVVTGYPGYWYAGAGAGVHSLMGGMLPPDPTRVIQGVVTGIGFLGAGVIMKEGMNISGLTTAASIWASSAIGILVGVGFYAAAILLAALSAALMMWAARLEQWLPSRPAIALRLRFHQGFSPNEEVLKREARLRGYEVAPGSFHIQFVNGRQEWRYIAIAIGRDQGMPLSKISRELESFEGVDEFELSHARN, encoded by the coding sequence ATGTCGCCCACGAACCTGCTCTCTCTCGAATCTCTCGCCCGCTACTGGTCCCATCAGGAAGTGGCCCTCAACATCATCATCTTCTTCAATCTGATCGGTGCCTTGTTGCTGGGCCTGTTGGTGGGCTACGAGCGCTCCTATCACGGCCGGGCCGCTGGCATGCGCACCTATGGCCTGGTTTGCATGGCCTCCTGCGCCATCGTGGTCGTGACCGGCTATCCGGGTTACTGGTATGCAGGCGCCGGGGCAGGGGTGCACTCCTTGATGGGGGGGATGCTGCCCCCGGATCCGACCCGGGTGATACAGGGGGTCGTCACCGGTATCGGCTTCCTTGGGGCTGGGGTCATCATGAAAGAGGGCATGAACATCAGCGGTCTGACTACGGCGGCCTCGATCTGGGCATCCTCCGCCATTGGCATCCTGGTCGGCGTGGGTTTCTATGCGGCGGCCATTCTTCTGGCAGCGCTTTCCGCTGCCCTGATGATGTGGGCCGCCCGACTGGAGCAATGGTTGCCCTCCCGTCCGGCCATCGCCCTCAGGTTGCGCTTTCATCAAGGGTTCTCGCCCAACGAAGAAGTGCTGAAGCGGGAAGCTCGGCTACGGGGCTACGAGGTGGCTCCAGGCTCTTTTCACATCCAGTTCGTCAACGGTCGGCAGGAGTGGCGGTACATCGCCATTGCCATAGGGCGGGACCAGGGGATGCCGCTTTCCAAGATATCCCGGGAACTCGAGTCCTTCGAGGGTGTGGATGAATTCGAGCTTTCCCACGCCCGCAATTGA
- a CDS encoding HAD family hydrolase, whose amino-acid sequence MIEAVLFDLDGTLVDTAPDLIGALNRLLQEEGRAQRLPGPLRRHVSGGTRALIGQGFGLNPGDPGYERLAERFLSLYEQHLCHESCLFPGIPELLESLEKADIRWGIVTNKTRRFAEPLVRQLGLAERAACVVSGDSTPRPKPHPDSLLLASSLTAVPPQQSLYLGDDLRDIQAGHAAGMHAVVAAYGYLGDGTHYSEWQGDGVIHHPTELPNLMKTMATGK is encoded by the coding sequence ATGATTGAGGCGGTCCTCTTCGACCTGGACGGCACCCTGGTGGATACCGCGCCGGACCTCATCGGCGCCCTCAACCGCTTGCTTCAGGAGGAAGGTCGGGCGCAGCGACTCCCCGGCCCCCTGCGCCGCCACGTTTCCGGCGGCACCCGGGCACTGATCGGCCAGGGCTTCGGACTAAATCCAGGCGATCCGGGCTACGAACGTCTTGCCGAGCGCTTCCTGTCGCTCTATGAACAGCACCTCTGCCATGAAAGCTGCCTCTTCCCCGGCATTCCCGAACTTCTGGAATCCCTGGAAAAAGCCGATATCCGCTGGGGCATCGTGACCAACAAGACCCGGCGCTTTGCCGAGCCCCTGGTACGACAACTGGGTCTCGCCGAACGAGCCGCCTGCGTGGTTTCCGGCGACAGCACTCCCCGTCCCAAACCTCATCCGGACTCTCTATTACTGGCTAGCTCCCTGACCGCAGTTCCCCCACAGCAAAGCCTCTATCTGGGGGACGATCTGCGGGATATCCAGGCCGGCCACGCCGCGGGCATGCATGCGGTGGTAGCGGCCTATGGTTACCTGGGCGATGGGACTCATTACTCGGAATGGCAGGGCGACGGAGTGATTCACCACCCGACAGAACTACCGAACCTGATGAAGACAATGGCAACCGGGAAATAA
- the fusA gene encoding elongation factor G, whose protein sequence is MYSTESIRTVALVGHGGAGKTSLAEMLLFSAGAINSCGAVTKGSTTCDFDPQEKEAGHSLHSAVVGFDWDGCRVHLLDTPGYPDFAGQAVPALAAADTALVVINAQTGVELMTERMMRWAGERGLCRMIVINKIDADNIDLPGLVEDIRCRFGRQCLLLDLPTGHASDVVGVLEHESGEVDFESVADAHRALIDQLVEEDEDLLARYLEEGADPSPQSLHGPFEKALREGHLIPILFVSAKTGAGIRELLHVLASLAPNPAEGNPPPFYKGEPGQDRQGFAAQADATKHVLAHVFKVVADPYMGKVGIFRVHQGTLKKDMQLFAGSGRRAFKVAHLYQVQGKAYNEVEALVPGDIGAIAKVDELEFDGVLHDSHDEDHIHLTPLEFPRPMAGLAVETRRKGDEQRLFDVLGKLALEDPTFIVERHPGSNETVVRGLGEIHLKSKLERMAGQYKMEVDTAPPRIPYRETITGRAEGHYRHKKQSGGAGQFGEVHLRIEPRDRGEGFEFVDAVKGGAIPGVFMPAVEKGVRQALADGVVAGYPVEDVRVTVFDGKTHPVDGKEVAFVSAGRKATVAAIRGANPIVLEPIVSVEVIAPESAIGDLTGDLSSKRGHITGTDRRGIDMAAITGEVPLAELNDYQSQLKSKTGGRGSYTLEFARYAAVPPQTQAQMAARFRLKEDEE, encoded by the coding sequence ATGTATTCCACCGAATCGATTCGCACCGTCGCCCTGGTGGGCCATGGTGGAGCGGGCAAGACCAGCCTGGCGGAAATGCTGCTCTTCAGCGCCGGGGCCATCAACAGTTGCGGCGCCGTGACCAAGGGCAGCACCACCTGCGACTTCGACCCCCAGGAAAAGGAGGCTGGGCATTCCCTCCACTCGGCAGTTGTCGGTTTTGATTGGGACGGGTGCCGGGTGCATCTGCTCGATACGCCCGGTTACCCCGACTTCGCCGGCCAGGCCGTGCCGGCCCTGGCGGCGGCGGATACCGCTCTGGTGGTGATCAATGCCCAGACCGGTGTCGAGCTGATGACCGAGCGCATGATGCGATGGGCTGGCGAGCGGGGCCTGTGCCGGATGATCGTGATCAACAAGATCGACGCCGACAATATCGATCTGCCGGGCCTGGTGGAGGATATCCGGTGCCGTTTCGGTCGCCAGTGCCTGTTGCTGGATCTGCCCACCGGCCATGCCAGCGACGTGGTCGGCGTGCTGGAGCACGAGTCCGGCGAGGTGGACTTCGAGTCCGTGGCCGACGCCCATCGCGCGCTGATCGATCAACTGGTGGAAGAGGACGAGGACTTGTTGGCGCGTTACCTGGAAGAGGGCGCCGATCCTTCCCCGCAGTCGCTTCATGGGCCTTTCGAGAAGGCACTGCGGGAAGGGCATCTGATTCCCATCCTGTTCGTCTCGGCCAAGACCGGCGCGGGCATCCGGGAACTGCTGCATGTGTTGGCCAGCCTCGCCCCCAATCCGGCGGAGGGCAATCCGCCGCCTTTTTACAAGGGCGAACCGGGTCAGGACAGGCAGGGTTTCGCGGCCCAAGCCGATGCCACGAAGCATGTGCTGGCCCATGTGTTCAAGGTGGTAGCCGATCCTTACATGGGCAAGGTGGGGATCTTCCGCGTCCATCAGGGCACCCTGAAAAAGGACATGCAGCTCTTCGCCGGCTCCGGCCGGCGCGCCTTCAAGGTGGCTCACCTCTATCAGGTGCAGGGCAAGGCCTACAACGAGGTGGAGGCCCTGGTGCCGGGCGACATCGGCGCCATTGCCAAGGTGGATGAACTGGAGTTCGACGGTGTGCTGCATGACTCCCATGACGAGGACCATATCCACCTGACACCTCTGGAATTTCCCCGACCCATGGCGGGTTTGGCGGTGGAGACCCGACGCAAGGGCGACGAGCAGCGTCTGTTCGATGTGCTGGGCAAGCTGGCCCTGGAGGATCCCACTTTTATTGTGGAGCGCCATCCTGGCAGCAACGAAACCGTGGTGCGAGGCCTGGGGGAGATTCATCTCAAATCCAAGCTGGAACGGATGGCGGGCCAGTACAAGATGGAAGTGGATACCGCGCCGCCCCGCATTCCCTACCGGGAGACCATCACCGGCCGTGCCGAAGGCCATTACCGGCACAAGAAGCAGTCCGGCGGCGCCGGTCAGTTCGGGGAGGTGCATCTGCGCATCGAGCCCCGGGATCGGGGAGAGGGCTTCGAGTTCGTGGATGCGGTCAAGGGCGGCGCCATTCCGGGCGTGTTCATGCCGGCGGTGGAAAAGGGCGTGCGCCAGGCTCTGGCCGACGGCGTGGTGGCTGGCTATCCAGTGGAGGACGTGCGGGTCACGGTGTTTGACGGCAAGACCCATCCGGTGGATGGCAAGGAGGTGGCCTTCGTCAGCGCAGGCCGCAAGGCCACAGTGGCTGCGATTCGCGGTGCCAATCCCATCGTGCTGGAGCCCATTGTCAGTGTGGAGGTGATCGCCCCCGAATCCGCCATCGGTGATCTGACCGGCGACCTGTCGTCAAAGCGTGGCCATATCACCGGCACCGACCGGCGCGGTATCGACATGGCGGCCATTACCGGAGAGGTCCCCCTGGCCGAACTCAACGACTACCAGTCCCAACTCAAGTCCAAGACCGGCGGGCGCGGCAGCTATACCCTGGAATTCGCCCGCTACGCTGCCGTGCCGCCCCAGACTCAGGCCCAGATGGCGGCACGTTTCCGCCTGAAGGAAGACGAGGAGTGA